Proteins from a genomic interval of Apteryx mantelli isolate bAptMan1 chromosome 5, bAptMan1.hap1, whole genome shotgun sequence:
- the POU4F2 gene encoding POU domain, class 4, transcription factor 2, with protein MMMSLSSKQPFGIPHGGGGGGGGGGLHDTKYPALHTASPCPSAAAPAAASPGGSGSGGGSGGGGGSAGRGSGPGGGGGGGAEAMRRGCLPTPPSNIFGGLDESLLARAEALAAVDIVSPSKSHHHHPPHHSPFKPDATYHTMNTIPCTSAASSSSVPISHPSALSGTHHHHHHHHHHQPHQALEGDLLEHLTPGLALGAMAAPDGAVVSTPGHAPHMAGMTPMHPAALGMAHAHGLPAHMGCVSDVDADPRDLEAFAERFKQRRIKLGVTQADVGSALANLKIPGVGSLSQSTICRFESLTLSHNNMIALKPILQAWLEEAEKAHREKLAKPELFAGAEKKRKRTSIAAPEKRSLEAYFALQPRPSSEKIAAIAEKLDLKKNVVRVWFCNQRQKQKRMKYSAGI; from the exons aTGATGATGTCCCTGAGCAGCAAGCAGCCCTTCGGCATcccccacggcggcggcggcggcggcggcggcggcggcctccacGACACCAAGTACCCGGCGCTGCACACCGCCTCGCCctgcccctccgccgccgcccccgccgccgcctcccccggcggcagcggcagcggcggcggcagcggcggcggcggcggctccgccggccgcggctccggccccggcggcggcggcggcggcggcgcggaggcgaTGCGGCGCGGCTGCCTGCCCACCCCTCCG AGCAATATATTCGGCGGTCTGGACGAGAGCCTGCTGGCCCGCGCCGAAGCCCTGGCAGCGGTGGACATTGTCTCCCCGAGCAagagccaccaccaccacccgccGCACCACAGCCCCTTCAAGCCGGACGCCACGTACCACACCATGAACACCATCCCCTGCACCtcggccgcctcctcctcctcggtgCCCATCTCCCACCCGTCCGCCCTGTCGggcacccaccaccaccaccaccatcaccaccaccaccagccccaccaggcGCTGGAGGGCGACCTGCTGGAGCACCTGACGCCGGGGCTGGCTCTGGGGGCCATGGCGGCCCCTGACGGCGCCGTGGTGTCCACGCCGGGCCATGCTCCCCACATGGCCGGCATGACCCCCATGCACCCGGCGGCGCTGGGCATGGCCCACGCCCACGGGCTGCCGGCCCACATGGGCTGCGTGAGCGACGTGGACGCCGACCCGCGCGACCTGGAGGCCTTCGCCGAGCGCTTCAAGCAGCGCCGCATCAAGCTGGGGGTGACCCAGGCCGACGTGGGCTCGGCGCTGGCCAACCTGAAGATCCCGGGCGTGGGCTCGCTGAGCCAGAGCACCATCTGCCGCTTCGAGTCGCTCACCCTGTCGCACAACAACATGATCGCCCTCAAGCCCATCCTGCAGGCCTGGCTGGAGGAGGCCGAGAAGGCGCACCGCGAGAAGCTGGCCAAGCCCGAGCTCTTCGCCGGCGCCGAGAAGAAGCGCAAGCGCACCTCCATCGCCGCCCCGGAGAAGCGCTCCCTCGAGGCCTACTTCGCCCTGCAGCCGCGGCCCTCCTCCGAGAAGATCGCCGCCATCGCCGAGAAGCTCGACCTCAAGAAAAACGTCGTCCGCGTCTGGTTCTGCAACCAGCGGCAGAAGCAGAAGCGCATGAAGTACTCCGCCGGCATTTAG